A DNA window from Nitrospira sp. contains the following coding sequences:
- a CDS encoding Lipid A export ATP-binding/permease protein MsbA (MaGe:77307847) has translation MKTLLRVLQYLRPYRLMVLGTFLFAGLTTAFELVPPWLIKVLIDDVIQAGRVELLTWVFVGLIGSYLLRNLCSSMRIRLNNSLEQQVVHDLHVQVFAALQRLSISFFENRPTGEIMSRVLNDTEHMQRIFVDGLEEIITAGLTLIGIMVVLFWLNWKLALLALLPIPILILGAAFFTKRVHGYYREIRKGAAELNALLQDSLAGIRETMGFNRQGYEEDRFDRKSDQCRKDTLKAMYLWSFYSPGMMLIGSLGGALVLWFGTAEVLNKHLSVGELVMFTSYLALFYVPINQIHSVNHMLQHALAASERVFDVLDIVPDVRDELGVQAPGSRLTGAVTFDQVQFHYRSDAPILNDVSITVRAGERVALVGPSGAGKSTTLKLLNRFYDVTGGSITIDGIDIRRMPLAFLRNQIGLVQQEPFLFNGTVRENILYGDLSAGQEAVEAAAKAARAHEFIVKLPEGYDTWIGERGVKLSVGQRQRVSIARVLLKDPPIVMFDEATSNIDTETEVKIREALNELTKGRTTLIIAHRLSTINEVDRIIVVEHGRVVEEGTHEALLARGGVYSRLYEAQFQV, from the coding sequence GTGAAAACCCTGCTTCGTGTGCTGCAATATCTCCGGCCCTATCGCCTTATGGTGCTAGGGACGTTCCTGTTTGCCGGCCTGACGACGGCCTTTGAATTAGTGCCTCCGTGGCTCATCAAGGTTTTGATCGACGACGTCATCCAGGCTGGCCGGGTTGAATTGCTGACCTGGGTATTCGTGGGATTGATCGGGTCCTATCTTCTTCGTAATCTCTGCAGCTCCATGCGCATTCGATTGAACAACTCGCTGGAACAGCAGGTTGTGCACGATTTGCATGTGCAGGTGTTTGCAGCTCTGCAGCGCCTCTCCATCAGCTTTTTTGAAAATCGTCCAACTGGCGAAATCATGTCGCGGGTGCTGAACGATACCGAGCATATGCAGCGGATCTTTGTCGATGGACTTGAAGAAATTATTACCGCCGGACTGACCTTGATCGGAATCATGGTGGTCTTATTCTGGCTCAACTGGAAGCTGGCTTTGCTGGCGCTGTTGCCGATCCCCATTTTGATCCTAGGGGCTGCCTTTTTCACGAAGCGTGTCCATGGGTATTATCGTGAGATTCGGAAGGGCGCGGCGGAGCTCAATGCCCTGCTGCAAGATTCCCTGGCCGGTATTCGGGAAACCATGGGGTTCAACCGCCAAGGCTATGAAGAGGATCGATTCGACCGGAAGAGCGATCAATGCCGGAAGGATACGTTGAAGGCCATGTATCTCTGGTCCTTCTATTCGCCGGGGATGATGTTGATCGGCAGCCTTGGCGGCGCACTGGTCTTGTGGTTCGGGACGGCCGAGGTCTTAAACAAGCATCTGTCGGTCGGTGAGTTGGTCATGTTTACGTCGTATCTGGCGCTGTTCTATGTGCCGATCAACCAGATCCATTCCGTCAATCACATGCTGCAACATGCGCTGGCGGCGAGCGAACGGGTCTTCGATGTGCTCGATATCGTGCCGGATGTGCGAGACGAGCTGGGTGTCCAAGCGCCGGGATCTCGTCTTACCGGGGCCGTGACGTTTGATCAGGTGCAATTCCACTATCGCAGCGATGCGCCCATTCTCAATGATGTCAGTATTACCGTGCGAGCCGGTGAGCGGGTCGCGCTGGTGGGGCCCAGCGGAGCAGGAAAGAGCACTACGCTGAAGTTACTGAATCGATTCTACGACGTTACCGGCGGGTCGATTACGATTGATGGGATCGATATCCGAAGGATGCCGCTGGCGTTTCTGCGAAACCAGATTGGCCTTGTGCAGCAGGAGCCTTTTCTCTTCAATGGCACGGTCAGGGAAAATATTCTCTACGGCGATCTCTCGGCGGGGCAGGAGGCGGTCGAGGCCGCGGCCAAGGCCGCCCGCGCCCATGAGTTCATCGTGAAGCTCCCTGAGGGGTACGATACGTGGATCGGGGAGCGCGGCGTCAAACTATCGGTCGGACAGCGGCAGCGAGTATCGATTGCGCGTGTCCTGCTCAAAGATCCTCCGATCGTGATGTTCGATGAGGCGACCTCCAACATCGATACGGAGACTGAGGTCAAGATCCGCGAGGCCTTGAATGAACTCACCAAAGGCCGGACGACCCTCATCATCGCGCACCGCCTCTCGACCATTAACGAGGTTGATCGCATTATTGTGGTCGAGCATGGGCGGGTGGTCGAAGAGGGCACGCATGAGGCCTTGCTCGCTCGCGGAGGCGTCTATTCGCGGTTGTACGAGGCGCAGTTTCAGGTGTAG
- a CDS encoding conserved exported protein of unknown function (Evidence 4 : Unknown function but conserved in other organisms; MaGe:77307845), with product MSRRMATAVGMCALVIGAGLSADLWAGERNPVVLAQIPYEAPPKQQDVPDVSVPPNTNPLTPEEMTRAEALLPLLEGKQEFWAMGEFVHLGEPSVPALVKGLTMPSPRIRYNTIETLSMMKGVSGVPALIQTAKDPNELPRVREHALRVAIRLDSAKTPEAIEVMAKDLNPSVRKAAAFESRYVRLKAVIPTLIPMITDDERFVAMSALHSLWIVTRHETEFHDWDASSKQDRQAWATEWVEWWASNKDAFEIPEPRRSGKSS from the coding sequence ATGAGCAGACGTATGGCGACAGCGGTTGGTATGTGTGCCTTGGTCATTGGCGCCGGATTATCGGCGGACCTGTGGGCGGGGGAAAGAAATCCCGTCGTGCTGGCGCAAATTCCCTATGAGGCGCCGCCGAAGCAACAGGATGTGCCCGATGTGTCGGTGCCGCCGAATACGAATCCGCTGACTCCGGAGGAAATGACCCGGGCGGAAGCGCTACTGCCCCTGTTGGAAGGCAAACAGGAGTTTTGGGCCATGGGGGAGTTTGTGCATTTGGGCGAGCCGTCGGTGCCGGCGCTCGTCAAAGGGCTGACGATGCCAAGCCCAAGAATTCGTTACAATACGATTGAGACGCTGTCGATGATGAAAGGGGTCTCCGGTGTGCCGGCACTGATTCAGACCGCCAAGGATCCGAACGAGCTCCCGCGCGTCCGTGAACATGCCTTGCGGGTGGCGATTCGACTCGATTCGGCAAAAACGCCGGAGGCGATTGAAGTGATGGCGAAGGACCTGAATCCCTCAGTGCGTAAAGCGGCGGCGTTCGAGTCTCGGTACGTTCGGCTCAAGGCAGTGATTCCCACGTTGATTCCCATGATCACCGACGACGAGCGATTTGTGGCGATGTCGGCATTGCATTCGCTCTGGATTGTGACCCGTCATGAAACGGAGTTTCACGATTGGGATGCGTCGTCGAAGCAGGATCGGCAGGCTTGGGCGACCGAGTGGGTGGAGTGGTGGGCGTCGAATAAGGACGCCTTCGAGATTCCTGAGCCGCGCCGTTCCGGCAAAAGTTCCTGA
- a CDS encoding Peptide deformylase (MaGe:77307846), with protein sequence MAILKIAKLGNPLLRRQADSLSPRQIKSADIQRLIDDMLETMYDEPGIGLAAPQVSRSVQLVVMACEGDFPETVLINPSIAFYGPQQVENWEGCLSVDGLRGKVTRPSLIRVTAFDRQGKPLDFEATGLFAVCIQHEMDHLIGKLFIDRMTDMSTLTQLAEFDQYWKKDPAAVI encoded by the coding sequence ATGGCAATCTTAAAAATAGCGAAACTCGGGAATCCCCTTCTGCGCCGGCAGGCCGATTCTCTCAGCCCTCGTCAGATCAAGTCGGCCGATATTCAACGCTTGATCGACGACATGCTGGAGACCATGTACGACGAGCCTGGCATTGGCTTGGCCGCTCCGCAAGTGTCTCGATCCGTGCAGTTGGTGGTGATGGCCTGCGAGGGGGATTTCCCTGAAACCGTGCTGATCAATCCCTCGATCGCGTTCTACGGTCCCCAACAAGTAGAAAACTGGGAAGGCTGCTTGAGCGTGGACGGGTTGCGAGGGAAAGTCACCAGGCCATCCTTGATCCGCGTGACGGCGTTCGACCGGCAGGGCAAACCGCTGGATTTCGAAGCCACCGGGCTGTTTGCCGTCTGCATTCAGCATGAGATGGATCATTTGATTGGGAAGCTGTTTATCGATCGGATGACGGATATGTCGACGCTCACGCAACTGGCTGAATTCGACCAGTATTGGAAGAAAGATCCTGCCGCCGTCATCTGA